One genomic segment of Mycolicibacterium chubuense NBB4 includes these proteins:
- a CDS encoding HNH endonuclease signature motif containing protein, which translates to MSSPATSLAHCERLEVLFGELAELTGQRNAIDGRVVEIVAEIDRDELWAAAGARSVAGLVAWKAGMSPANAQVIATVAHRSEQFPRCTEALREGRLSLDQVGAIAKRAADGSDEHYAELAASATVTQLRFALKLAPKPKPEPRPEPEVEPEPAPAPQPSISKSTDGECTTWRITLPALEAAKFEAALASHQDALITDWKRDAETSGDPSPNRPPMPTSADAFMALVEAGWDAEAARRPHGQHTTVVAHLDLDKAVAALHLGPLLPAADRRYLTCDATCEVWFERHGRPIGAGRTTRTVSRRLRRALEHRDRTCAVPGCGATRGLHAHHIRHWEDGGPTEMSNLVLVCPYHHRAHHRGLITITGPADQLVVTDGAGRALSSASLARTPTTPPPAVAPYKGPTGERADWWWYEPFQPPPPPSEN; encoded by the coding sequence ATGTCCTCGCCCGCAACATCTTTGGCTCACTGCGAGCGTCTCGAGGTGTTGTTCGGGGAGTTGGCCGAGCTGACCGGCCAGCGCAATGCGATCGACGGTCGCGTCGTGGAGATCGTGGCCGAGATCGACCGCGACGAGCTGTGGGCGGCCGCCGGTGCGCGGTCGGTGGCGGGGTTGGTCGCGTGGAAGGCCGGGATGTCACCGGCCAACGCGCAGGTGATCGCCACCGTGGCGCACCGGTCCGAGCAGTTCCCCCGCTGCACCGAAGCTCTCCGCGAGGGCCGGCTCTCCCTCGACCAGGTCGGCGCGATCGCCAAACGGGCCGCCGACGGCTCCGACGAGCACTACGCCGAGTTGGCCGCCTCGGCCACCGTGACCCAGCTGCGGTTCGCCCTCAAGCTCGCTCCCAAGCCGAAACCCGAACCCAGGCCCGAGCCTGAGGTTGAGCCGGAGCCTGCGCCGGCGCCGCAACCGTCGATCAGCAAGTCCACCGACGGCGAGTGCACCACCTGGCGGATCACCCTGCCTGCACTGGAGGCCGCGAAGTTCGAGGCCGCGCTGGCCTCGCACCAGGACGCGCTGATCACCGACTGGAAGCGCGATGCGGAGACCAGTGGCGACCCATCACCGAATCGGCCACCCATGCCGACCAGCGCGGATGCCTTCATGGCGCTGGTCGAAGCCGGCTGGGACGCCGAGGCCGCGCGCCGCCCGCACGGGCAGCACACCACCGTGGTCGCGCACCTCGACCTCGACAAGGCGGTGGCCGCCCTGCACCTGGGGCCGCTGCTCCCCGCCGCCGACCGCCGATACCTGACCTGCGACGCCACCTGCGAGGTGTGGTTCGAACGCCACGGCCGGCCGATCGGCGCGGGCCGCACCACCCGCACGGTCAGCCGGCGGCTGCGCCGCGCCCTCGAACACCGCGACCGCACCTGCGCCGTGCCCGGGTGCGGGGCCACCCGCGGACTGCACGCCCACCACATCCGGCACTGGGAAGACGGCGGCCCCACCGAGATGTCCAACCTCGTCCTCGTCTGCCCGTACCACCATCGGGCCCACCACCGCGGTCTGATCACCATCACCGGACCCGCCGACCAGCTCGTCGTCACCGACGGCGCCGGCCGCGCCCTGAGCAGCGCATCGCTGGCCCGCACCCCGACCACACCGCCACCCGCGGTGGCACCGTACAAAGGACCCACCGGCGAACGCGCCGACTGGTGGTGGTACGAACCCTTCCAACCCCCACCACCACCGAGCGAGAACTAG
- the rfbC gene encoding dTDP-4-dehydrorhamnose 3,5-epimerase: MNVRELGVPGAWEITPRMHPDSRGLFFEWFTESGFAEFAGHRFRLAQANCSVSSAGVLRGLHFAQLPPSQAKYVTCVTGAVFDVVVDIRVGSPTFGRWDAVTLDSSSRRTVYLSEGLAHGFVALEDDSTVMYLCSEGYSPTREHTINALDPALGITWPVADVHLSDRDRAAPSLAEARAEGLLPTWEDAQAFAEQLRRRSEG; this comes from the coding sequence ATGAACGTCCGCGAGTTGGGGGTGCCGGGCGCCTGGGAGATAACCCCACGGATGCACCCGGACTCGCGGGGGCTGTTCTTCGAGTGGTTCACCGAGTCGGGGTTCGCCGAGTTCGCCGGCCACCGATTCCGGCTCGCCCAGGCGAACTGTTCGGTGTCCTCGGCCGGCGTGCTGCGGGGACTGCATTTCGCGCAGCTGCCGCCGAGCCAGGCGAAGTACGTCACGTGCGTGACCGGGGCGGTCTTCGATGTGGTGGTCGACATCCGCGTCGGCTCGCCGACGTTCGGGCGGTGGGACGCCGTGACGCTCGACAGCAGCAGCCGCCGCACGGTGTATCTGTCGGAGGGTCTGGCCCACGGATTCGTTGCGCTGGAGGACGATTCGACGGTGATGTACCTGTGCAGCGAGGGCTACTCCCCGACGCGGGAACATACGATCAACGCGCTCGATCCCGCGTTGGGAATCACGTGGCCAGTCGCTGACGTGCACCTGTCGGATCGCGACCGCGCGGCCCCCAGCCTGGCCGAAGCTCGAGCCGAGGGGCTCCTGCCCACGTGGGAAGACGCGCAGGCCTTCGCGGAGCAGCTCCGACGCCGCTCGGAAGGCTAG
- the rfbB gene encoding dTDP-glucose 4,6-dehydratase: MRLLVTGGAGFIGANFVHATVRERPEVRVTVLDSLTYAGSRESLTPVEDDVRLVQADITDTDVVDALVSEADAVVHFAAETHVDNALADPEPFVRSNVLGTFTVLEAVRRNGIRLHHVSTDEVYGDLALDDPSRFTEATPYNPSSPYSSTKAAADMLVRAWVRSYRVAATISNCSNNYGPYQHVEKFIPRQITNVLTGRRPKLYGAGANVRDWIHVDDHNRAVWRILLDGQAGRTYLIGADGERDNLSVLRSILRLMGRSPDDFDHVIDRAGHDLRYAIDSSLLREELGWRPEHTDFEAGLRDTIDWYRDNESWWRPLKDAVEARYAERER; this comes from the coding sequence ATGCGATTGCTGGTCACCGGCGGCGCCGGCTTCATCGGCGCCAATTTCGTGCACGCGACGGTGCGTGAGCGCCCCGAGGTACGGGTCACCGTGCTGGACTCGCTCACCTACGCCGGCAGCCGCGAGTCGCTGACGCCGGTGGAAGACGACGTCCGGTTGGTGCAGGCCGACATCACCGACACCGACGTCGTCGACGCGCTCGTCTCCGAAGCCGACGCCGTGGTGCACTTCGCCGCAGAAACGCACGTCGACAACGCGCTGGCCGACCCGGAGCCGTTCGTCCGCTCCAACGTCCTGGGCACATTCACGGTGCTGGAAGCCGTGCGCCGCAACGGGATTCGCCTCCACCACGTGTCCACCGACGAGGTGTACGGCGACCTGGCGCTCGACGACCCTTCGCGGTTCACCGAGGCGACCCCGTACAACCCGTCGAGTCCGTACTCGTCGACGAAGGCGGCGGCCGACATGCTGGTGCGGGCGTGGGTGCGGTCCTATCGGGTGGCGGCGACGATCTCGAACTGCTCCAACAACTACGGCCCGTATCAGCACGTCGAGAAGTTCATCCCGCGCCAGATCACCAACGTGCTGACCGGGCGTCGGCCGAAGCTCTACGGCGCCGGGGCCAATGTGCGCGACTGGATCCATGTCGACGACCACAACCGGGCGGTGTGGCGGATCCTGCTCGACGGGCAGGCCGGCCGCACGTACCTCATCGGCGCGGACGGCGAACGCGACAACCTGTCGGTGCTGCGCAGCATCCTGCGGCTGATGGGCCGCTCCCCCGACGATTTCGACCACGTCATCGACCGGGCCGGCCACGACCTGCGCTACGCGATCGACTCGTCGCTGCTGCGCGAGGAACTGGGCTGGCGACCCGAGCACACCGACTTCGAAGCGGGCCTGCGCGACACGATCGACTGGTACCGCGACAACGAGTCCTGGTGGCGGCCTCTGAAAGACGCCGTTGAGGCGCGCTACGCGGAGCGCGAGCGATGA